A region from the Lolium perenne isolate Kyuss_39 chromosome 4, Kyuss_2.0, whole genome shotgun sequence genome encodes:
- the LOC127295906 gene encoding putative F-box/FBD/LRR-repeat protein At4g03220, with the protein MEHSDGEIAAPPEDRLSALPVDILIDILLKLRDAAAAAQTSGLSRHWRRLWAQLPELFFHPATRPNGIRAAIESNELLALRRLEVKVIHPTRESLAAWLPTAAPRLSGDLRIIKAAGRSETEDEAAQGAPLELPCFENATAIRLDLGNLALAMPPAGVFAGLTDLFLSGVDLRGPCMLGDAVSSPRCPALRKLAVHGASGLANFAIRSDSLLELELKHLKGDGALGLGNITIRSESLLQIGLIKVHDMQQLTVLAPALQVLNVTYCFAHGSTYSEPVANICAPQLMCLYWTDAYEPSSTQFGNIRNLKWLDTYPFLVYGQDSRRLSNDWCLGLMRRFESILYLRFILVYPLDITNAQYLMEDITRFPDIEGLALEIKPKGHSFGASVFHVLRMCTGVKRLRFTLMDVISHTEAQSACPSDCVCDQLPNWKTQELALNCLQEVTIHKLNGTEHEAALIKRLFDWATALENMTIAFHDSVPKRKAKEFFQMLQSFSRPDIRMKGPHFA; encoded by the exons ATGGAGCACAGCGACGGGGAGATCGCCGCGCCACCCGAGGACCGCCTCAGCGCGCTTCCGGTCGACATTCTCATCGACATCCTTCTCAAGCTccgcgacgccgccgccgccgctcagaCCAGCGGCCTCTCGCGCCACTGGCGCCGCCTCTGGGCGCAGCTCCCGGAGCTCTTCTTCCACCCCGCCACTCGTCCCAACGGCATCCGCGCCGCCATCGAGTCCAATGAATTGCTGGCCCTCCGCCGCCTCGAAGTCAAGGTCATCCACCCCACCCGCGAGTCCCTGGCAGCCTGGCTTCCTACTGCCGCGCCCCGCCTCTCCGGCGACCTACGAATCATCAAGGCGGCGGGGCGGAGCGAAACGGAGGACGAGGCCGCGCAAGGAGCCCCCCTTGAGCTACCCTGCTTCGAGAACGCCACCGCGATCCGCCTCGACCTAGGGAATCTCGCCCTCGCCATGCCGCCTGCCGGCGTATTCGCCGGGCTCACCGATCTCTTCCTGTCTGGCGTCGACCTGCGTGGTCCGTGCATGCTCGGTGATGCCGTCTCCTCGCCACGCTGCCCGGCCTTGCGGAAACTCGCCGTCCATGGTGCCTCGGGTCTGGCCAACTTTGCGATCCGCTCAGATTCTCTCCTGGAACTCGAGCTAAAACATCTCAAGGGAGACGGCGCCCTTGGTCTGGGCAACATCACCATTCGCTCCGAGTCTCTCTTGCAAATTGGTCTGATAAAAGTGCATGACATGCAGCAGCTCACTGTTCTTGCGCCGGCGCTCCAAGTGTTGAATGTGACCTACTGCTTTGCTCATGGCTCGACTTACAGTGAGCCGGTTGCAAACATCTGTGCCCCTCAGCTCATGTGCCTCTATTGGACCGATGCCTATGAACCAAGCTCAACCCAGTTTGGCAACATCAGAAATCTCAAGTGGCTCGACACATACCCTTTTCTTGTATATGGACAAGATTCCCGGAGATTATCAAATGATTGGTGTTTGGGCCTAATGCGGCGCTTTGAGAGCATCCTGTATCTCAGATTCATCCTTGTCTATCCGCTG GACATTACCAACGCACAGTACTTGATGGAAGACATTACAAGGTTCCCGGACATTGAAGGCTTGGCCCTGGAGATAAAGCCAAAAGGACATTCCTTTGGAGCAAGTGTGTTTCATGTTCTCCGGATGTGTACTGGTGTAAAAAGGCTGCGATTTACACTTATGGATGTAATTAGCCACACCGAG GCACAAAGTGCATGCCCATCAGATTGTGTCTGCGATCAGCTCCCAAATTGGAAGACCCAGGAACTCGCGCTGAATTGCCTCCAAGAAGTAACAATCCATAAACTGAATGGAACTGAACATGAAGCTGCTCTTATCAAACGGTTATTCGATTGGGCAACAGCGCTAGAAAATATGACAATAGCATTCCATGACTCAGTCCCCAAAAGAAAAGCCAAGGAGTTCTTCCAGATGCTTCAAAGTTTTTCCAGGCCAGACATACGTATGAAGGGCCCTCACTTCGCCTAA